The DNA sequence TGGTGCTCGAGCGCGCGACCGGCTCTGGCGACCTCGCGGCGCTGGCCGCCTCCGGTCCGGACGGGGACGACGCGGCGACCCGGATCCTCTGCCGCGCCGCGCTGCGCCTGCACGCCGTGACCGATCGCCCGCGACCGCACGTCCTGGTCGGACTCCCGCGGTGGTTCGCCGAGCTGTTCGAGCACGCCCAGGCGCACCCGCATGCCCATGGCGGCATGTTCGCCCGGGCGGCCGCGACGGCGCGGGGCCTGCTCGCCGCGCCGGAGGGCGATGTGGTGCTGCACGGCGACATCCACCACGGCAACGTGCTCGACTTCGCGGACGACGGCTGGCTGGCGATCGACCCGAAGCATATCCACGGCGATCCGGCCTTCGACTTCGCGAACATCCTGTGCAACCCGTCGGCGGAGGTGGCGCTGGCGCCGGGACGGTTCGAGCGCACGGTGGCGGTGATCGCGGCGGAGACCGGGATCCCCGAACGGCGGATGCTGCGCTGGGCCCTCGCCTGGGCCGGCCTGTCGGCGGCGTGGTCCGAGCGCAGCGCCGGAGACGGGTCGAACGCGGTCGGCGTCGGGCTTCGTGCGATGCGTGCGCTCGACGCCAGGGACGGTTAGCCGGCCCGGCTCACCACGCGCGACTGGGTGCGCAGTGGCTCCCGCTCCGCAGGCGCGGAGCTACGCCCTCCTGAGCACGAACGGGTGCGGCCGGGTGCTCTCCTCCGCGAGCTTGTACGCCAGCGGAGCCCACACGATGACGGCGACGCCGGCGCCGAGGAGGAGCCCGCCGATCGTGTCGCTCAGCCAGTGCGCGCCGAGGTAGGTGCGGCTGATCGCCATCAGGATCGCCCAGGCCCCTCCCACGCACCACACCCAGACGCGCGGGAACAGGATGCCGAACACGACCACCATGGTCGCCGCGTTCGCCGTATGCCCGGACGGGAATGAGCCGGGATCGGCGACCACGAGGATCTCCGACGGCCGCGCCCTCCCGACCGTGTGCTTGAGCACCTGGACGCAGATCACCGACACGACGCTGGCGATCGCGAAGAAGGTGGCGCCCCACGGCCTCCGGAACGCCAGCAGCACGAGGACGATCACCACCGGGATCACGACCGAGCCGAGGATCCCGCCGCCGACGTAGTTGAAGAACAGCGCAGGCACGGTCCACACCGGCGAGCGGTGCTCGATGACCTCGGCCATCCACTTGAGGTCGAGCGCGAACGGCTCGTTCGGCCGGAACGCGATGATCGCGCCGAGCACCAGCACCAGGCCGACGGCGACGGACGCCGAGATCAGCGGCCAGCGCCGCTGGATGTGCGCGGCGGTGTGGAGCGGCGGCGTCGCGGTCATGGGATCACGCTACCGCGCGGGGCCGCCCGCCGCCGTCACCGTCAGTGCGCGAGCTCCGGCACCGTCCGCGGGCGCACGATCAGCCACAGCGCCGCGATGGACACCGCAGCGCAGACCGCCATCATCGCGCCCATCGGCGCCGCGCTCCCCGTGCCGAGGAGGCCGACGATCGGCGAGAACACACCCGCCGAGCCGAAGTTGAGCGCGCCGAGGAGGCTGGCCGCCGTCCCCGCCTCGTGGCCGTGGTTGTTGAGCGCCAGCACCTGCACGCACGGGAAGCCGAACCCGCAGGCCGCGATGAAGAACCACAGCGGGATCGCCACGCCCCAGAGCCCGACGTGGGCCTGGTCGAGCACCACGATCGCGATCGACGCCAGGAACATCACGGCCGTCGAGACGGCGAGGATCCACTGCGGGCCGAAGTACTTGGTCAGCCGCGACGCCGACTGCACACCGATGATGATGCCGATGGAGTTGACCGCGAACAGGAGGCCGTACTCCTGCGGCGTGAAGGCGTAGAGGCCCTGGAAGATGAACGGGCTCGCCGACAGGTAGGAGAACAGGCCGGTGAAGTTCGCGGCTCCCACGATCGCGATGCCGACGAAGACACGGTCGCTCAGGACCGAACGGTAGCGCTGGCCGACGGTCGAGTGGCCGGCGTCGTGGCGGCGCGCCTTCGGGAGCGTCTCGGCGATCCACAGCGACACGCAGGTGATCACGAACACGCCGTAGCAGGCGAGCACGACGAAGATGCCGCGCCACGGCATCACCAGCAGCAGCCACGACCCGATGACCGGGGCGAGCACCGGCGCGAGGCCGTTGACGAGCGCGAGGCGGCTCAGCATCCGGACCAGCGGGCGGCCGCCGAACAGGTCGCGCACCATCGCCATCGCGACCACGCCGCCGGCCGCCGCGCCGATGCCCATCAGCGCGCGGGCGATCCCCAGCAGCTCGACGTTCGGCGCGATGGCGGCGGCGAGGCACGCGAAGATGTGGACGCCGGTCGCCGCGATGAGCGGGACCCGGCGGCCGACCTTGTCCGACCACGGCCCGACCAGGAGCTGGCCGAGTCCGAAGCCGATCGTCGTCGCCGTGAGCGTGAGCTGGATCATCGCGGTGGAGACGTTGAAGTCGGACTCCAGCGTCGGCAGCGCCGGGAGGTACATGTCGATCGTGAACGGCCCGAGCGCGGTGAGCGCGCCGAGGATCAGGATGTACGACAGGCGCTGGCGGCCGGTCAGCGAATCGCCGGGATGGACGACGGTGGTCACGAAAAGAGTCCTTCTGCTGGAGGCGTGTGGGGAGGAGGGCACGCGCCCGGCGCTGGACGCAAAACGACAGCACCGCGACGGGTCGCGGTGCTGGGAGGCCGCCCGTTCGAATCGATTCGATTGTGGGCGCGTGACCATCTTATAGCCATTCGCGGCGAAATGTGAACGTGCGCATGACCCCGAATTCGCGGGACAGGCGTTTTTACCGCGCAGCGCCTCCTGTGCGATAGTTTTGTCGAGGAATTAAGTAGAGAGGGGCTGCGGATGAGAGTCGACGGCGTCGAGACCATCCACCTGACCGCGGGCGGCGTGAGCGTGCTGCTCGACCTCCGCGGCGGGCTGCTGCCGGCGATCGCGCACTGGGGCGCGGCGCTCGGCGACCTGGACGCGGCGGAAGCGGGCGCGCTCGTGCTCGCCGGGGTGCCGCCGCAGGCGAACAACACGGTGGACGAGCCGGTGCGCGTCGCCGTGCTCCCCGAGCAGCGCACGGGCTGGCTCGGGAGGCCGGGCCTCAGCGGGAGCAGGGACGGGACCGCGTGGTCGCCGTGGTTCCGGGTGGTGGAGGTGCGGGTGGATGAGTCGACCGGGGCCGAGCCGGCGGCGGCCACCGCCGAAGCGCCCTCACCGTCGGCCCACGTCACCCTCCCCGCCGGCTCCGTCACAGTCACCGCCCGCGACGACATCGCCGAGCTCGAGCTCACCGTCGACCTCCGGCTCTCCCCCGCCGGCGTCCTCCGCGCCGCCGCCACGCTGACCAACCTCGGGGCCGACTACCGGCTGGACGAGCTCTCCCTCGCCCTCCCACTGCCCGCCCGGGCGCGCGAGATCCTCGACTTCGCGGGCCGCTGGGGCAAGGAGCGCACCCCGCAGCGCGGCGACCTCCGCGTCGGCACGCACCTGCGCGAGGGCCGCCGCGGCCGCACCGGCGCCGACGCCGCCACCCTGCTGACCGTCGGCGAGCCCGGCTTCGGCTTCGCCCGCGGCGAGGTGTGGGGCGTCCACGTCGGCTTCAGCGGCAACCACCGGCACTACGCCGAACGGCTCTCCACCGGCGAGCAGGTCGCCGGCGGCGGGGAGCTGCTGCTTCCCGGCGAAATCGTCCTCGGCAGCGGCGAGAGCTACCGCACGCCGTGGCTGTTCGGGGTCTACGGCGACGGACTGGACGACCAGGCGCGCCGCCTCCACCGGCACCTGCGTGCGCGGCCGCAGCATCCACGGACCCCGCGCCCGGTGACCCTCAACGTGTGGGAGGCCGTGTACTTCGACCACGACCTGAGCCGCCTGGTCGACCTGGCCGAGCGGGCCGCGGCGATCGGCGTCGAACGTTACGTGCTGGACGACGGCTGGTTCCGGCACCGCAGGGACGACCGCGCCGGCCTCGGCGACTGGTTCGTGGACGAGACCGTCTGGCCCGACGGGCTCACCCCGCTGATCGAGCGGGTCCGTGCGCTCGGGATGGAGTTCGGGCTCTGGTTCGAGCCCGAGATGGTGAACGTCGACTCCGATCTTGCGCGCGCCCATCCCGAGTGGATCATGCAGACCGGCGGCCGGCTGCCCGTCGAGTCGCGGCACCAGC is a window from the Leifsonia shinshuensis genome containing:
- a CDS encoding alpha-galactosidase; this translates as MRVDGVETIHLTAGGVSVLLDLRGGLLPAIAHWGAALGDLDAAEAGALVLAGVPPQANNTVDEPVRVAVLPEQRTGWLGRPGLSGSRDGTAWSPWFRVVEVRVDESTGAEPAAATAEAPSPSAHVTLPAGSVTVTARDDIAELELTVDLRLSPAGVLRAAATLTNLGADYRLDELSLALPLPARAREILDFAGRWGKERTPQRGDLRVGTHLREGRRGRTGADAATLLTVGEPGFGFARGEVWGVHVGFSGNHRHYAERLSTGEQVAGGGELLLPGEIVLGSGESYRTPWLFGVYGDGLDDQARRLHRHLRARPQHPRTPRPVTLNVWEAVYFDHDLSRLVDLAERAAAIGVERYVLDDGWFRHRRDDRAGLGDWFVDETVWPDGLTPLIERVRALGMEFGLWFEPEMVNVDSDLARAHPEWIMQTGGRLPVESRHQQVLNLGIPEAYAYVRDRMADILAHNDIAYIKWDHNRDLVDAGTAPGGEPGVHAQTLATYRLMDELKERFPGLEIESCSSGGARVDLGVIERTDRVWVSDCIDPLERQEMHRWTQQLLPPELLGAHIASGRSHTTHRSHDLAFRAATALIGHLGIEWDLGQATESELAGLAEWIAFYRERRDLLHGGDLVRMDDVDPTLWVSGVVAPDRTRALYSLAYLGRSAEGPLGRITLRGLDPDRRYRVRPLALGDPAGGYRVPPWFAGAATVPTGTDGVTPLSRALAPDDVEGVVLSGRALATAGLAAPLSYPDRVWLLDVTAV
- a CDS encoding multidrug effflux MFS transporter, whose translation is MTTVVHPGDSLTGRQRLSYILILGALTALGPFTIDMYLPALPTLESDFNVSTAMIQLTLTATTIGFGLGQLLVGPWSDKVGRRVPLIAATGVHIFACLAAAIAPNVELLGIARALMGIGAAAGGVVAMAMVRDLFGGRPLVRMLSRLALVNGLAPVLAPVIGSWLLLVMPWRGIFVVLACYGVFVITCVSLWIAETLPKARRHDAGHSTVGQRYRSVLSDRVFVGIAIVGAANFTGLFSYLSASPFIFQGLYAFTPQEYGLLFAVNSIGIIIGVQSASRLTKYFGPQWILAVSTAVMFLASIAIVVLDQAHVGLWGVAIPLWFFIAACGFGFPCVQVLALNNHGHEAGTAASLLGALNFGSAGVFSPIVGLLGTGSAAPMGAMMAVCAAVSIAALWLIVRPRTVPELAH
- a CDS encoding phosphatase PAP2 family protein; this translates as MTATPPLHTAAHIQRRWPLISASVAVGLVLVLGAIIAFRPNEPFALDLKWMAEVIEHRSPVWTVPALFFNYVGGGILGSVVIPVVIVLVLLAFRRPWGATFFAIASVVSVICVQVLKHTVGRARPSEILVVADPGSFPSGHTANAATMVVVFGILFPRVWVWCVGGAWAILMAISRTYLGAHWLSDTIGGLLLGAGVAVIVWAPLAYKLAEESTRPHPFVLRRA
- a CDS encoding aminoglycoside phosphotransferase family protein, giving the protein MDPTADSRLAPWRARWSLTPDGPAFATPSSVLQPVTSEGRAAYLKLATVAEEAAGGRVLRWWNGRGAAPVLAAEGDALVLERATGSGDLAALAASGPDGDDAATRILCRAALRLHAVTDRPRPHVLVGLPRWFAELFEHAQAHPHAHGGMFARAAATARGLLAAPEGDVVLHGDIHHGNVLDFADDGWLAIDPKHIHGDPAFDFANILCNPSAEVALAPGRFERTVAVIAAETGIPERRMLRWALAWAGLSAAWSERSAGDGSNAVGVGLRAMRALDARDG